In Brassica rapa cultivar Chiifu-401-42 chromosome A06, CAAS_Brap_v3.01, whole genome shotgun sequence, a single window of DNA contains:
- the LOC103875212 gene encoding cytochrome P450 709B3: MELLSTINLLALVLLPFVVPKIWKACWIFLLRPWMITRRFKKQGISGPKYRFVYGNLKEIKKMKKEAKDWVLDPNSNDIFPRVVPHYHNWLSQYGETFIYWNGTKPTLFISDPELGKQILSRKLGFAVIAKTRPEVFILFGKGLPFIEGDDWARHRRILNPAFSMDRLKVMTKRMVDCTLRMLEEWRQQRSGEEVMMRMEINKDFHRLISDIIAATAFGSSYEEGIELFKSQTELEEYFVTSLTSVFIPGTQYLPTPTNLQLWKLDKKVKDSIKRIIDARLKSNSNNYGDDLLGIMLKAATSKESEKTMSMDEVIEECKTFYISGQGSSSILLTWTTLLLSLHQDWQEKLREEVFNECGKDTVPDSDTFSKLKLMNMVLMESLRLYGPVIKMVREATKDMKIGHLDIPKGTSIIVPFLKMHSDKAIWGEDAKQFNPLRFENGVSQAANQPNALLPFSVGPRTCIAQNFAMMEAKTVLTMILQRFRISLSPEYKHTPVDYFNLHPQYGLPVMLQPLDTK; this comes from the exons ATGGAACTCCTGAGCACGATCAATCTCTTAGCACTCGTTCTTCTGCCCTTCGTTGTTCCCAAGATATGGAAAGCTTGTTGGATCTTTCTTTTGCGGCCATGGATGATAACAAGAAGATTCAAGAAACAAGGAATCTCAGGCCCAAAATACAGATTCGTGTACGGAAACCTCAAGGAgataaagaagatgaagaaagaagCTAAGGATTGGGTTCTCGATCCCAACTCCAACGATATCTTCCCTCGTGTGGTTCCTCATTACCACAACTGGCTATCTCAATACG GAGAAACATTTATATACTGGAACGGAACAAAACCGACGCTATTCATCTCAGATCCTGAACTAGGGAAACAGATCTTGTCGAGAAAGTTAGGTTTCGCTGTCATAGCAAAGACAAGACCCGAGGTCTTCATACTTTTTGGTAAAGGACTTCCTTTCATAGAGGGTGATGACTGGGCTCGCCATAGACGAATCTTGAACCCTGCTTTCTCCATGGACAGACTCAAG GTCATGACGAAACGAATGGTGGATTGCACGTTGAGGATGTTGGAGGAGTGGAGACAACAAAGAAGTGGTGAAGAAGTGATGATGAGGATGGAGATTAACAAAGACTTTCACAGATTAATATCTGATATCATCGCGGCCACTGCGTTTGGAAGCAGCTACGAGGAAGGGATTGAATTGTTTAAATCACAGACAGAGCTTGAGGAATATTTTGTTACTTCTCTCACAAGCGTATTCATCCCAGGAACACA ATACCTTCCTACGCCAACCAACCTTCAACTATGGAAGCTCGATAAGAAAGTGAAGGACTCGATCAAAAGAATTATAGATGCAAGGCTTAAATCAAATTCTAACAACTATGGAGACGATCTTCTTGGGATCATGTTGAAAGCTGCAACATCTAAGGAGTCTGAGAAAACGATGAGTATGGATGAGGTTATAGAAGAATGCAAGACTTTCTATATCTCAGGGCAAGGAAGTAGTTCGATTCTATTGACATGGACTACGTTGCTACTAAGCTTGCACCAAGATTGGCAAGAGAAACTCAGAGAAGAGGTCTTCAATGAATGTGGTAAAGATACGGTCCCAGATTCAGACACCTTCTCAAAACTTAAACTG ATGAACATGGTGTTGATGGAGTCTCTTCGTCTATACGGACCCGTGATTAAAATGGTCCGAGAAGCAACAAAAGATATGAAGATAGGACATTTGGATATCCCCAAGGGTACGAGCATAATCGTCCCGTTTCTTAAGATGCACAGCGACAAGGCCATATGGGGAGAAGACGCCAAACAATTCAATCCACTGCGGTTCGAAAACGGTGTTTCTCAAGCCGCCAATCAGCCAAACGCACTTCTTCCGTTCTCAGTTGGACCAAGAACTTGCATTGCTCAAAACTTTGCTATGATGGAAGCCAAGACCGTGCTCACTATGATCCTTCAACGGTTCCGGATCAGCCTCTCCCCTGAATATAAGCATACACCGGTTGACTACTTCAATCTCCATCCACAGTACGGCCTACCCGTAATGCTTCAGCCTCTCGATACTAAGTGA
- the LOC103875218 gene encoding SAGA-associated factor 29 homolog A isoform X1, with product MSSSPDIAGILENTKELDRLRKEQEEVLVEINKMHKKLQATPEVVEKPGDTSLSKLKILYIQAKELSESEVTVSNILLTQLDSLLPSGPTGQQRRKLVAEGNDQKRKRMKVESDVQRVSPSVRNQIEAYASLRGEQVAARVTADDAEKDEWFVVKVIHFDRETKEVEVLDEEPGDDEEGGGQRTYKLSMSCILPFPKRNDPSTTQEFLPGKPVLAVYPGTTALYKATVISTPRKRKSDEYLLEFDDDEEDGALPQRTVPFHKVVALPEGHRQ from the exons ATGTCGTCATCGCCGGACATTGCCGGAATTCTGGAGAACACGAAGGAGCTTGATCGGTTAAGGAAGGAACAAGAGGAAGTTCTTGTCGAGATCAATAAGATGCATAAGAAGCTTCAAGCTA CGCCTGAGGTAGTTGAGAAGCCTGGTGATACTTCATTGTCAAAGCTTAAAATTTTGTACATTCAAGCCAAAGAGCTTTCAGAAAGTGAAGTAAC TGTTTCAAACATTCTGCTCACTCAGTTGGATTCCCTGCTTCCATCTGGACCAACGGGGCAACAACGCAGAAAACTAG TGGCAGAAGGCAACGaccagaagaggaagagaatgaAAGTGGAATCAGATGTACAAAGAGTTTCTCCTTCCGTGAGAAACCAAATCGAGGCTTATGCCAGTCTAAGGGGTGAACAG GTTGCTGCAAGAGTCACTGCCGATGATGCCGAGAAGGATGAATGGTTTGTGGTGAAAGTGATTCACTTCGATAGAGAAACAAAAGA AGTTGAAGTACTTGATGAAGAGCcaggagatgatgaagaaggagGTGGCCAGAG GACGTATAAACTATCAATGTCATGTATATTACCGTTTCCAAAAAGGAATGACCCTTCAACCACACAAGAGTTTCTACCAGGGAAACCTGTCTTAGCTGTGTATCCAGGAACCACGGCGCTTTACAAGGCGACTGTAATAAGTACTCCACGAAAG AGGAAGTCTGACGA GTACTTGCTGGAATTCGATGACGACGAAGAGGACGGAGCGTTGCCACAAAGAACAGTGCCTTTTCACAAAGTGGTAGCTTTACCAGAAGGCCATCGCCAGTGA
- the LOC103875218 gene encoding SAGA-associated factor 29 homolog A isoform X2 produces the protein MSSSPDIAGILENTKELDRLRKEQEEVLVEINKMHKKLQATPEVVEKPGDTSLSKLKILYIQAKELSESEVTVSNILLTQLDSLLPSGPTGQQRRKLEGNDQKRKRMKVESDVQRVSPSVRNQIEAYASLRGEQVAARVTADDAEKDEWFVVKVIHFDRETKEVEVLDEEPGDDEEGGGQRTYKLSMSCILPFPKRNDPSTTQEFLPGKPVLAVYPGTTALYKATVISTPRKRKSDEYLLEFDDDEEDGALPQRTVPFHKVVALPEGHRQ, from the exons ATGTCGTCATCGCCGGACATTGCCGGAATTCTGGAGAACACGAAGGAGCTTGATCGGTTAAGGAAGGAACAAGAGGAAGTTCTTGTCGAGATCAATAAGATGCATAAGAAGCTTCAAGCTA CGCCTGAGGTAGTTGAGAAGCCTGGTGATACTTCATTGTCAAAGCTTAAAATTTTGTACATTCAAGCCAAAGAGCTTTCAGAAAGTGAAGTAAC TGTTTCAAACATTCTGCTCACTCAGTTGGATTCCCTGCTTCCATCTGGACCAACGGGGCAACAACGCAGAAAACTAG AAGGCAACGaccagaagaggaagagaatgaAAGTGGAATCAGATGTACAAAGAGTTTCTCCTTCCGTGAGAAACCAAATCGAGGCTTATGCCAGTCTAAGGGGTGAACAG GTTGCTGCAAGAGTCACTGCCGATGATGCCGAGAAGGATGAATGGTTTGTGGTGAAAGTGATTCACTTCGATAGAGAAACAAAAGA AGTTGAAGTACTTGATGAAGAGCcaggagatgatgaagaaggagGTGGCCAGAG GACGTATAAACTATCAATGTCATGTATATTACCGTTTCCAAAAAGGAATGACCCTTCAACCACACAAGAGTTTCTACCAGGGAAACCTGTCTTAGCTGTGTATCCAGGAACCACGGCGCTTTACAAGGCGACTGTAATAAGTACTCCACGAAAG AGGAAGTCTGACGA GTACTTGCTGGAATTCGATGACGACGAAGAGGACGGAGCGTTGCCACAAAGAACAGTGCCTTTTCACAAAGTGGTAGCTTTACCAGAAGGCCATCGCCAGTGA
- the LOC103875218 gene encoding SAGA-associated factor 29 homolog A isoform X3, translated as MSSSPDIAGILENTKELDRLRKEQEEVLVEINKMHKKLQATPEVVEKPGDTSLSKLKILYIQAKELSESEVTVSNILLTQLDSLLPSGPTGQQRRKLGNDQKRKRMKVESDVQRVSPSVRNQIEAYASLRGEQVAARVTADDAEKDEWFVVKVIHFDRETKEVEVLDEEPGDDEEGGGQRTYKLSMSCILPFPKRNDPSTTQEFLPGKPVLAVYPGTTALYKATVISTPRKRKSDEYLLEFDDDEEDGALPQRTVPFHKVVALPEGHRQ; from the exons ATGTCGTCATCGCCGGACATTGCCGGAATTCTGGAGAACACGAAGGAGCTTGATCGGTTAAGGAAGGAACAAGAGGAAGTTCTTGTCGAGATCAATAAGATGCATAAGAAGCTTCAAGCTA CGCCTGAGGTAGTTGAGAAGCCTGGTGATACTTCATTGTCAAAGCTTAAAATTTTGTACATTCAAGCCAAAGAGCTTTCAGAAAGTGAAGTAAC TGTTTCAAACATTCTGCTCACTCAGTTGGATTCCCTGCTTCCATCTGGACCAACGGGGCAACAACGCAGAAAACTAG GCAACGaccagaagaggaagagaatgaAAGTGGAATCAGATGTACAAAGAGTTTCTCCTTCCGTGAGAAACCAAATCGAGGCTTATGCCAGTCTAAGGGGTGAACAG GTTGCTGCAAGAGTCACTGCCGATGATGCCGAGAAGGATGAATGGTTTGTGGTGAAAGTGATTCACTTCGATAGAGAAACAAAAGA AGTTGAAGTACTTGATGAAGAGCcaggagatgatgaagaaggagGTGGCCAGAG GACGTATAAACTATCAATGTCATGTATATTACCGTTTCCAAAAAGGAATGACCCTTCAACCACACAAGAGTTTCTACCAGGGAAACCTGTCTTAGCTGTGTATCCAGGAACCACGGCGCTTTACAAGGCGACTGTAATAAGTACTCCACGAAAG AGGAAGTCTGACGA GTACTTGCTGGAATTCGATGACGACGAAGAGGACGGAGCGTTGCCACAAAGAACAGTGCCTTTTCACAAAGTGGTAGCTTTACCAGAAGGCCATCGCCAGTGA
- the LOC103875217 gene encoding eukaryotic translation initiation factor 3 subunit I: MRPILMKGHERPLTFLRYNRDGDMLFSCAKDHTPTLWYADNGERHGTYRGHNGAVWCCDVSRDSSRLITGSADQTAKLWDVKTGTQLFSFKFSSPARSVDFSVGDKLAVITTDPFMERTSAIHVKRIADDPQDQDGESVLVLENPEGRKRINRAVWGPLNQTIVSGGEDAVLRIWDAETGKLLKETDKEVGHKQTITSLCKSADDSHFLTGSLDKTAKLWDMRTLTLIKTYTSGVPVNAVSMSPLLDHVVIGGGQDASAVTTTDHRAGNFEAKFYDKILQEEIGGVKGHFGPINALAFNPDGRSFSSGGEDGYVRLHHFDSDYFNIKI, translated from the exons ATGAGGCCGATATTGATGAAGGGACATGAACGTCCATTGACGTTCCTGAGGTACAACAGAGATGGAGACATGCTTTTCTCCTGCGCCAAGGATCACACTCCCACTCTCTGGTATGCCGATAACGGCGAACGCCACGGCACTTACCGTGGCCACAATGGTGCTGTTTGGTGCTGTGATGTCTCAA GAGACTCGTCGAGGTTGATAACTGGCAGTGCTGATCAGACTGCAAAGCTATGGGATGTGAAAACTGGAACACAGCTGTTCAGTTTCAAGTTCAGTTCTCCCGCCAGGTCTGTGGATTTCTCCGTTGGTGATAAGCTTGCTGTGATCACCACTGATCCCTTCATGGAGCGTACTTCTGCTATCCATGTCAAACGCATCGCTGATGATCCCCAAGACC AGGATGGTGAGTCTGTGCTCGTCCTTGAGAATCCTGAGGGAAGAAAGAGGATTAACAGAGCTGTTTGGGGACCTTTGAATCAAACCATTGTTAGTGGTGGTGAAGATGCTGTACTCAGGATCTGGGATGCTGAG ACTGGAAAACTGCTCAAGGAAACGGATAAGGAAGTGGGTCACAAGCAGACTATCACTTCGCTCTGTAAATCAGCTGATGATTCTCACTTCCTTACAGGTTCACTTGACAAAACGGCAAAG CTGTGGGACATGAGAACGTTGACTCTTATTAAGACTTACACTTCAGGGGTGCCCGTAAATGCTGTCTCCATGTCTCCACTTCTCGACCAT gTTGTGATTGGAGGTGGTCAAGATGCATCAGCTGTTACGACCACTGATCATCGTGCTGGGAACTTCGAGGCTAAGTTTTATGACAAG ATTCTGCAAGAGGAGATTGGTGGTGTTAAAGGTCACTTTGGACCTATAAATGCTTTGGCATTCAACCCTGATGGAAGGAG TTTCTCTAGTGGAGGTGAAGATGGTTACGTCAGATTGCATCATTTCGACTCTGATTACTTCAACATCAAGATTTAG
- the LOC103875414 gene encoding 40S ribosomal protein S21-2-like: RFLKSLLKIQNEEGQITELYIPRKCSATNRLVTSKDHASVQLNIGHLDADGIYTGQFTTLALCGFVRAQGDADSGVDRLWQKKEVETKQH; this comes from the exons AGGTTTTTAAAAAGTCTTCTAAAGATACAGAACGAAGAAGGTCAAATCACTGAGCTTTACATTCCAAGGAAATG TTCAGCGACAAACAGGTTGGTCACATCAAAGGATCATGCTTCTGTGCAGCTCAACATTGGCCATCTCGATGCTGATGGAATCTATACCGGCCAATTCACTACCTTAGCTCTCTGCGGTTTTGTCCGTGCTCAG GGTGATGCTGACAGTGGAGTCGACAGGCTCTGGCAGAAGAAGGAGGTTGAAACTAAACAACATTAA
- the LOC103875216 gene encoding proteasome subunit beta type-7-A — protein sequence MSQSTVDVPPKGGFSFDLCKRNDMLIQKGLKAPSFLKTGTTIVGLIFKDGVILGADTRATEGPIVADKNCEKIHYMAPNIYCCGAGTAADTEAVTDMVSSQLRLHRYQTGRDSRVITALTLLKKHLFSYQGHVSAALVLGGVDITGPHLHTIYPHGSTDTLPFATMGSGSLAAMSVFEAKYKEGLTRDEGIKLVAEAICSGIFNDLGSGSNVDICVITKGNKEYLRNYMEPNPRTYVSSKGYSFTKKTEVLRTKITPLMERVEITEVTGEAMEE from the exons ATGTCTCAGTCAACAGTGGATGTTCCGCCGAAGGGTGGGTTCAGCTTCGATCTGTGTAAGCGAAACGATATGCTTATACAAAAGGGTCTTAAAGCTCCCTCCTTTTTGAAGACCGGTACCACCATCGTCGGTTTGATCTTCAAG GATGGTGTGATACTAGGTGCGGATACCCGAGCAACTGAAGGGCCTATTGTTGCTGATAAGAACTGTGAGAAAATTCACTACATGGCTCCTAACATTTATTGCTGTGGTGCTGGAACGGCTGCTGACACTGAAGCAGTCACTG ATATGGTCAGCTCACAGCTGCGGCTGCATCGTTACCAGACTGGCCGAGACTCTCGGGTTATCACTGCTTTGACCCTTCTCAAAAAACACCTTTTCAG CTATCAAGGTCATGTCTCAGCTGCTCTCGTCCTTGGTGGAGTTGATATCACAGGGCCTCATCTGCATACT ATATACCCACACGGTTCAACGGACACTCTGCCATTCGCTACAATGGGTTCTGGTTCTCTTGCTGCTATGTCTGTCTTTGAGGCAAAGTATAAAGAAGGTCTAACT AGGGATGAAGGAATTAAGCTGGTCGCTGAGGCCATATGCTCGGGTATATTCAACGACCTGGGTAGTGGTAGCAACGTGGACATCTGCGTAATCACTAAG GGAAACAAGGAGTATCTGAGGAACTACATGGAACCAAACCCAAGAACCTATGTCAGCAGCAAAGGCTATTCGTTCACCAAGAAAACCG AGGTTCTTCGGACCAAAATCACCCCATTGATGGAGCGAGTTGAAATTACAGAAGTGACTGGTGAAGCTATGGAAGAGTAA
- the LOC108872170 gene encoding uncharacterized PE-PGRS family protein PE_PGRS54: protein MKKNHATAARTDPETDISIDEALPVGAEASGPSLAGPSSADDEGDMSGVGDGGDEAEGESDELVGPSALSPELESGLDAGVLVDDDVGGFALAPPPEDGEALGVVVEFFLALVGAEALGGEVGAEAVDFCGDAAVDFGDAAAAGDFGGDAGGGFGDAAAAGDFGGDAWVDFGDAAAAGDFGGDAGVDFGDAAAAGEGDVELLSPLALGAPAGFGGSAAKTAVMAKAATARDRSLRVIMYVLFF, encoded by the coding sequence ATGAAAAAGAACCATGCAACGGCGGCGAGAACGGATCCGGAGACGGATATCTCCATCGATGAGGCTCTTCCCGTCGGAGCTGAAGCTTCGGGGCCTTCGCTGGCGGGTCCTTCATCAGCGGACGACGAAGGAGACATGTCCGGAGTGGGAGATGGCGGAGATGAGGCGGAAGGCGAGTCAGACGAGCTAGTGGGACCTTCAGCGCTATCGCCAGAGCTTGAGTCGGGGCTTGACGCCGGAGTTTTGGTCGACGACGACGTCGGAGGCTTTGCATTGGCTCCACCACCTGAAGATGGGGAAGCGCTTGGAGTGGTGGTGGAGTTCTTCTTGGCGTTGGTCGGAGCAGAAGCCTTAGGCGGCGAGGTTGGAGCCGAGGCGGTTGATTTTTGCGGTGATGCGGCGGTTGATTTTGGCGATGCTGCAGCGGCGGGAGATTTTGGCGGTGATGCAGGGGGGGGTTTTGGGGATGCTGCGGCGGCGGGAGATTTTGGCGGTGATGCTTGGGTTGATTTTGGAGATGCTGCAGCGGCGGGAGATTTTGGCGGTGATGCGGGGGTGGATTTTGGCGATGCTGCAGCGGCGGGAGAAGGAGATGTTGAGCTTTTGTCGCCGTTAGCTTTAGGCGCTCCCGCTGGTTTTGGAGGATCGGCAGCGAAGACGGCTGTAATGGCCAAGGCGGCGACGGCGAGAGATAGGAGCTTAAGAGTCATTATGtatgtactttttttttga
- the LOC103875415 gene encoding uncharacterized protein LOC103875415, which produces MTSHIFIVFLVVILTIANGTLAEAADAEKPQPVDNKSSPADNSTKSLGPSQDYPDYEIPIELAPDGIEAVGDYMPISPTEATLAQPEADMNVKTSPASSASRSFSTVLTVAIAAAGGAASLFFF; this is translated from the coding sequence atgaCGAGTCATATCTTTATCGTCTTCCTTGTGGTAATCTTGACCATCGCTAATGGAACGTTAGCAGAAGCAGCAGATGCTGAAAAACCTCAACCTGTAGACAACAAATCATCACCAGCAGACAACTCTACAAAGAGCCTTGGTCCGTCTCAAGATTATCCCGATTATGAGATCCCTATAGAACTTGCACCGGACGGTATCGAGGCGGTGGGTGATTACATGCCCATTAGCCCCACCGAGGCTACTCTTGCACAACCCGAAGCAGATATGAATGTTAAAACATCGCCGGCTAGCTCCGCCTCTAGATCTTTTTCAACCGTGTTGACCGTTGCTATTGCTGCGGCGGGAGGAGCGGCCagcttgtttttcttttga
- the LOC103875221 gene encoding putative pectate lyase 11, whose amino-acid sequence MVSYSNNPFVYAFICLLSIGNTFVLSSSSLPHTQDPNLVVDEVNRSVFNASRRSLAYLSCRTGNPIDDCWRCDPNWETYRQRLADCAIGFGKNAIGGRDGRIYVVTDSANDDPVNPRPGTLRHAVTQEEPLWIIFKRDMVIRLKKELIITSFKTIDGRGSSVHITDGPCIKIHYETNIIIHGINIHDCKPGSGGMIRDGSRHTGWWVPSDGDAVAIFGGKHIWIDHCSLSNCDDGLIDAIHGSTAITISNNYMTHHDKVMLLGHSDSYTQDKNMQVTIAFNHFGEGLVQRMPRCRHGYFHVVNNDYTHWEMYAIGGSASPTIYSQGNRFLAPNTRFNKEVTKHEDAPESEWRGWNWRSEGDMLLNGAYFRQSGAGASSTYARASSLSARPSSLVGSITTTAGTLSCRRGRRC is encoded by the exons ATGGTTTCGTATTCTAATAATCCTTTTGTTTACGCTTTCATATGTCTCCTATCAATCGGCAACACGTTTGTATTATCTTCAAGTTCGTTGCCGCATACTCAAGATCCTAATCTAGTAGTTGACGAGGTTAATAG AAGTGTATTCAATGCGTCAAGGAGGAGCCTCGCCTACCTATCTTGTAGAACGGGTAATCCTATTGATGATTGTTGGCGTTGCGATCCAAACTGGGAGACATATCGCCAACGGCTAGCCGATTGTGCTATAGGGTTTGGCAAAAACGCTATCGGAGGCCGCGATGGCAGAATTTACGTGGTCACAGATTCGGCCAACGATGATCCGGTAAACCCTAGACCAGGAACCCTAAGACATGCGGTCACGCAAGAAGAACCATTATGGATCATTTTCAAGAGAGATATGGTCATTAGGCTCAAGAAAGAACTTATCATCACATCTTTCAAGACCATTGATGGTAGAGGCTCAAGTGTTCATATAACCGATGGACCTTGCATTAAGATCCACTATGAAACTAACATCATCATACATGGTATTAACATCCATGACTGCAAACCAGGATCAG GTGGCATGATTAGAGATGGCTCACGTCACACCGGGTGGTGGGTCCCATCAGATGGAGATGCAGTGGCGATATTTGGAGGCAAACACATTTGGATCGACCATTGCTCTTTGTCTAACTGCGATGATGGTCTCATAGACGCCATACATGGTTCGACCGCTATAACAATATCGAACAACTACATGACGCACCATGACAAGGTCATGCTTTTAGGACACAGCGATAGCTATACCCAGGACAAGAACATGCAAGTCACCATTGCGTTTAACCATTTCGGAGAAGGGCTCGTTCAAAGGATGCCACG GTGCAGGCATGGATATTTCCATGTGGTGAACAATGATTACACACACTGGGAAATGTATGCTATCGGTGGAAGTGCTTCTCCGACGATATACAGTCAAGGCAATAGATTTCTCGCTCCTAATACCCGATTTAATAAAGAG GTTACAAAACATGAAGATGCACCCGAAAGCGAATGGAGAGGTTGGAACTGGAGATCGGAAGGGGATATGTTGTTGAACGGAGCATATTTCCGGCAGTCAGGTGCCGGAGCTTCATCGACATATGCAAGAGCTTCTAGCCTAAGTGCTAGGCCATCATCGCTTGTGGGTTCCATCACGACGACAGCAGGAACACTAAGTTGTCGGCGAGGCCGTCGCTGTTGA